One genomic region from Arthrobacter sp. FB24 encodes:
- a CDS encoding dioxygenase family protein, translating to MTQTLDRPPVLFLSHGAPPLADDARWTSELSAWSGAFGRPTDILMVSAHWENAPVTLSATTRNPGLVYDFWGFPQKYYDVSYDAPRAVELATEVEKLVSTHGHHVERDEERGLDHGAYVPLVEMYPEADIPVLQMSMPTLDPQGLFNLGKTLAPLRDRGTLIVGSGFTTHNLRWFNPAGGPDTAPPAASSEFDHWAQETMAAGDVDSILDFLHKAPAALEAHPRSEHWAPLYVALGAAYESGDLNAKTAIDGFWFGLSKRSWTLTGK from the coding sequence ATGACGCAGACACTTGACCGCCCGCCCGTTCTCTTCCTGAGCCACGGCGCCCCTCCCCTCGCCGACGACGCGCGGTGGACCAGCGAGCTCAGCGCCTGGTCCGGCGCCTTCGGCAGGCCCACGGACATCCTGATGGTGTCCGCACACTGGGAAAACGCCCCGGTGACCCTCAGCGCCACCACGCGGAACCCCGGACTCGTCTACGACTTCTGGGGCTTCCCGCAGAAGTACTACGACGTCAGCTACGACGCCCCCCGGGCGGTGGAACTCGCCACTGAGGTGGAGAAGCTCGTTTCCACCCATGGCCACCACGTGGAACGCGACGAGGAACGCGGCCTGGACCACGGCGCCTACGTGCCGCTCGTGGAAATGTATCCGGAGGCTGATATCCCGGTGCTCCAGATGTCCATGCCCACCCTGGATCCGCAGGGGCTGTTCAACCTGGGCAAAACGCTGGCCCCGCTGCGGGACCGCGGCACGCTTATCGTCGGATCCGGCTTCACCACGCACAACCTCCGCTGGTTCAACCCGGCGGGCGGCCCGGACACCGCACCGCCGGCCGCTTCGAGCGAATTCGACCACTGGGCCCAGGAAACCATGGCGGCCGGCGACGTCGATTCCATCCTGGATTTCCTGCACAAGGCACCGGCAGCGCTGGAGGCGCATCCGCGCAGCGAGCACTGGGCACCGCTTTATGTAGCCCTGGGTGCCGCCTACGAGTCCGGCGACCTGAACGCGAAAACGGCTATCGACGGCTTCTGGTTCGGCCTCTCCAAGCGCTCCTGGACGCTGACGGGGAAATAG
- a CDS encoding LacI family DNA-binding transcriptional regulator: MAYSSERRLPRLEDVAERAGVSHQTVSRVINNHPNVSKATRERVEAAIAELGYRRNTAARSLVTRRSHTIGVLASELSQYGPANTLLGVEQAARDAGYFVSIAAIREVGAESIADAARHFMDQGVDGIVALVPHAGTLQALEQLNLDVPVVVVGSSGAGRFSGAMVDQKMGARLAVEHLIERGHKRIGHISGPRDWIDAAERAEGWREALAAEGLPADLLVEGDWSAGSGYGIGQKLAVERNATAVFVGNDQMALGVLRAFSEAGVRVPRDVSVVGFDDQPEAGYFTPPLTTVRQDFEELGRRCVDLMLRLLEDGAAAGTTVVEPRIVVRASTARPDASPR; the protein is encoded by the coding sequence ATGGCCTACAGCAGCGAGCGGCGCCTTCCGCGACTTGAAGATGTAGCGGAACGTGCCGGCGTCTCGCACCAAACCGTATCCCGCGTCATCAACAACCACCCCAACGTGAGCAAGGCGACCAGGGAACGCGTTGAGGCGGCCATTGCCGAACTGGGGTACCGGCGGAACACTGCGGCACGCAGCCTGGTGACGCGGCGTTCGCACACCATAGGCGTCCTGGCCAGCGAGTTGTCGCAGTACGGGCCCGCCAACACGCTGCTCGGCGTGGAGCAGGCCGCCCGCGATGCCGGCTACTTCGTGAGCATCGCGGCCATCCGCGAGGTCGGCGCGGAATCGATCGCGGATGCCGCGCGTCATTTTATGGACCAGGGTGTGGACGGCATCGTGGCCCTGGTGCCGCACGCCGGAACCCTGCAGGCCTTGGAACAGCTGAACCTGGACGTGCCCGTGGTTGTGGTTGGTTCCAGCGGGGCAGGCAGGTTCAGCGGAGCCATGGTGGACCAGAAGATGGGGGCACGGCTCGCCGTCGAGCACCTGATTGAGCGTGGCCACAAGCGCATCGGGCATATCTCCGGGCCCCGGGACTGGATCGATGCCGCCGAGCGGGCCGAAGGCTGGCGGGAGGCCCTCGCGGCAGAGGGGCTGCCTGCCGACCTTCTCGTCGAAGGGGACTGGAGCGCCGGCAGCGGCTACGGCATCGGACAGAAGCTCGCCGTCGAACGCAATGCCACAGCGGTATTCGTAGGGAACGACCAGATGGCGCTGGGCGTCTTGCGCGCCTTCAGCGAAGCCGGCGTGCGAGTGCCCCGGGACGTCTCCGTCGTGGGCTTCGATGACCAGCCCGAGGCGGGCTACTTCACGCCCCCGCTAACCACCGTCCGCCAGGACTTCGAGGAGCTCGGCCGTCGCTGCGTGGACCTGATGCTGAGGCTGCTCGAGGACGGCGCGGCGGCGGGAACAACCGTGGTGGAACCCAGGATCGTGGTGCGTGCAAGCACGGCCCGACCGGATGCCAGTCCCCGCTGA
- a CDS encoding DUF4397 domain-containing protein, whose protein sequence is MRRSIFTAGAGVAAIAAAIALAGPAQAADGDARLSVLHGVPGLTVDVWVNGDRTLDDFVPGTFAGPLALPAGAYEIAITASDAADASAPVIGPVTVTLAASGNYTAVANLDAAGKPTANFFTNDVSQIAAGKGKLTVRHAAAAPAVDVLAGGTAVISKLANPGEQTLSLDPATISAAVAATGATTPLIGPADVTVAEGTHTIVYAWGSLADSNLQLAVQTIEGLHSAPGSVPGARDGSSRTSAAGPAVVTVGFGAAALALLLGGVGVARTIAARRKG, encoded by the coding sequence ATGCGCAGAAGCATTTTCACAGCCGGCGCCGGAGTAGCCGCAATTGCGGCAGCAATCGCCCTCGCCGGCCCGGCCCAGGCGGCCGACGGAGACGCCCGGCTTTCGGTGCTGCACGGCGTTCCCGGGCTCACCGTGGATGTCTGGGTCAACGGCGACCGCACCCTTGACGATTTCGTTCCCGGGACCTTTGCCGGGCCGCTGGCGCTGCCGGCAGGTGCCTATGAAATCGCCATCACTGCCTCGGATGCCGCCGATGCATCGGCTCCTGTCATCGGTCCAGTCACCGTGACGCTCGCCGCGAGCGGGAACTACACGGCCGTGGCCAACCTCGACGCGGCGGGCAAGCCGACGGCGAACTTCTTTACCAACGACGTCTCGCAGATCGCAGCAGGCAAAGGCAAGCTGACCGTCCGGCACGCAGCTGCGGCGCCCGCGGTGGATGTCCTGGCCGGCGGAACAGCTGTCATTTCCAAGCTGGCCAACCCCGGCGAGCAGACACTCAGCCTGGACCCCGCCACCATCTCCGCAGCAGTGGCGGCGACCGGCGCCACCACGCCGCTGATCGGCCCTGCTGACGTCACTGTCGCCGAAGGCACGCACACGATTGTCTACGCCTGGGGCAGCCTGGCGGACAGCAATCTCCAGCTGGCCGTGCAGACCATCGAGGGGCTGCATTCCGCGCCGGGTTCGGTCCCGGGAGCCCGTGACGGCTCGTCCCGGACCTCAGCGGCAGGACCGGCGGTTGTCACGGTGGGGTTCGGTGCTGCAGCCCTGGCGCTGCTCCTCGGCGGCGTGGGTGTAGCCCGCACGATTGCCGCCCGGCGTAAAGGCTAA
- a CDS encoding class F sortase, giving the protein MKPGTTTAGASRRRYSFLRRAAAGAAAALLLAACAPSEPVPQPSAAVRSEGALPAATPSPPAAAPAASQSPAQSKESILRRPAKLPESAEAAPAPISLSVDGTSINMTVVPVGVSPDRAMEIPEAFDQAGWYRFGPAPGAAAGTAVIAGHVDTTSEQAPFSQLKTLAPGTAVQVGRRGAPALNYRVVSVELMAKDSFDGGSLFRRYGPHELKIVTCGGRWLQDRMDYSDNVIVTAALE; this is encoded by the coding sequence ATGAAACCAGGCACCACGACGGCAGGGGCGTCCCGCCGTCGTTATTCCTTTCTGCGCCGGGCTGCCGCGGGGGCCGCAGCGGCGCTCCTGCTCGCGGCGTGCGCTCCCTCCGAGCCGGTTCCGCAACCCTCGGCGGCAGTGAGGAGCGAAGGTGCTTTGCCGGCCGCGACTCCCTCCCCGCCTGCCGCGGCGCCGGCCGCGTCGCAGAGCCCCGCCCAGAGCAAGGAATCCATTCTGCGGCGGCCGGCCAAGCTGCCGGAATCCGCTGAGGCAGCGCCGGCCCCGATCTCACTCTCTGTCGACGGAACGTCCATCAATATGACAGTGGTACCGGTGGGGGTCTCACCCGATAGGGCCATGGAGATCCCTGAGGCCTTCGACCAGGCCGGGTGGTACAGGTTCGGCCCGGCCCCCGGAGCGGCTGCCGGGACAGCGGTGATCGCCGGGCATGTCGACACAACCTCCGAGCAGGCGCCATTTTCGCAATTGAAGACACTGGCACCGGGAACTGCGGTCCAGGTGGGACGCCGGGGCGCGCCCGCGCTGAACTACCGGGTGGTCAGTGTGGAGCTGATGGCCAAAGACAGCTTTGATGGTGGTTCACTTTTCCGCCGTTACGGTCCGCACGAACTCAAGATCGTCACCTGCGGCGGCAGGTGGCTGCAGGACCGAATGGACTACAGCGACAACGTGATTGTCACCGCGGCCCTTGAGTAA
- the araB gene encoding ribulokinase gives MDVIADGSDSYVVGVDYGTLSGRAVVVRVRDGKELGSGVFEYPHAVVTEALPADLAGVTEGAAARLPGEWALQVPDDYREVLRRAVPAAIADAGIDPAAVVGIATDFTACTMVPVKADGTPLNELPGFANRPHAYVKLWRHHAAQPQADRINALAAAREESWLPRYGGLISSEWEFAKGLQLLEEDPGAYAAMDHWVEAADWIVWQLCGNYVRNACTAGYKGIYQDGGYPSEEFLSALNPDFKDFVSSKLEHTIGRLGDAAGRLTAEAAAWTGLPEGIAVAVGNVDAHVTAPAAKAVEPGQLVAIMGTSTCHVMNGAELREVPGMCGVVDGGIVDGLWGYEAGQSGVGDIFGWFTSNGVPPEYHRAAAEQGLGIHEYLTDLASRQAIGEHGLIALDWHSGNRSVLVDHELSGVVVGQTLATRPEDTYRALLEATAFGTRTIVEAFRDSGVPVKEFIVAGGLLKNKLLMQIYADITGLPLSTIGSAQGPALGSAIHAAVAAGEFPDIRAAAAAMGSEPGGVYIPVPENVAAYEELFREYRALHDYFGRGTNSVMHRLKAIQRGARPSFAAAAEATSIEAAGEEVPA, from the coding sequence ATGGACGTCATAGCAGACGGTTCCGACAGCTACGTTGTCGGCGTGGACTACGGCACGCTGTCCGGACGGGCCGTGGTGGTCCGCGTTCGGGACGGCAAGGAACTGGGCAGCGGCGTTTTTGAGTACCCGCATGCCGTGGTCACTGAGGCCCTTCCGGCGGATCTGGCGGGCGTAACGGAAGGAGCCGCTGCGCGGCTTCCCGGGGAATGGGCCCTGCAGGTGCCTGATGACTACCGCGAAGTCCTGCGCCGGGCGGTGCCCGCTGCCATAGCCGACGCCGGGATCGATCCCGCCGCCGTGGTGGGCATCGCCACCGACTTCACGGCCTGCACCATGGTCCCGGTCAAGGCCGACGGCACACCGCTGAACGAGCTTCCCGGATTCGCCAACCGCCCGCATGCCTACGTCAAGCTGTGGCGCCACCATGCCGCCCAGCCGCAGGCGGACCGCATCAACGCCCTGGCCGCCGCCCGCGAAGAAAGCTGGCTGCCGCGCTATGGCGGGCTCATCTCCTCAGAATGGGAGTTCGCCAAAGGGCTCCAGCTGCTGGAGGAGGACCCGGGAGCATACGCCGCAATGGACCACTGGGTGGAGGCCGCCGACTGGATAGTCTGGCAACTGTGCGGCAACTACGTCCGCAACGCCTGCACCGCCGGGTACAAGGGCATCTACCAGGACGGTGGCTACCCGTCCGAAGAATTCCTGTCCGCACTGAACCCGGACTTCAAGGATTTTGTCAGTTCCAAGCTGGAGCACACCATTGGCCGGCTCGGCGACGCCGCAGGCAGGCTGACGGCCGAGGCCGCGGCCTGGACCGGGCTGCCGGAAGGCATCGCCGTGGCCGTGGGCAATGTGGACGCGCACGTCACGGCCCCGGCGGCGAAGGCCGTGGAGCCCGGTCAGCTGGTGGCCATCATGGGCACTTCCACCTGCCACGTCATGAACGGCGCCGAGCTGCGGGAAGTCCCGGGCATGTGCGGTGTGGTGGACGGCGGGATCGTGGACGGGCTGTGGGGCTACGAAGCGGGCCAAAGCGGTGTGGGCGACATCTTTGGCTGGTTCACCAGCAACGGCGTCCCGCCCGAGTACCACCGGGCTGCCGCCGAACAGGGCCTGGGCATCCACGAATACCTGACGGACCTGGCATCCCGCCAGGCCATCGGCGAACACGGGCTCATCGCCCTGGACTGGCACTCCGGGAACCGCTCCGTGCTGGTGGACCACGAACTGTCCGGCGTTGTGGTGGGCCAGACCCTCGCCACCCGGCCTGAAGACACCTACCGCGCGCTGCTGGAAGCCACGGCCTTCGGCACGCGCACCATTGTGGAGGCATTCCGCGACTCGGGAGTTCCGGTCAAGGAGTTCATCGTGGCCGGCGGCCTGCTGAAGAACAAGCTGCTCATGCAGATCTACGCAGACATCACCGGACTGCCGCTTTCCACCATCGGGTCCGCCCAGGGGCCGGCGCTGGGCTCGGCGATCCACGCCGCCGTCGCGGCAGGTGAATTCCCGGACATCCGCGCCGCAGCCGCCGCCATGGGCTCAGAGCCCGGCGGGGTCTATATTCCGGTTCCGGAAAATGTTGCCGCCTACGAGGAACTCTTCCGCGAGTACCGCGCGCTGCACGACTACTTCGGCCGCGGCACCAACAGCGTGATGCACCGCCTCAAGGCGATCCAGCGTGGGGCCAGGCCGTCGTTTGCCGCCGCCGCTGAGGCGACCTCCATCGAAGCAGCAGGAGAGGAGGTGCCGGCATGA
- a CDS encoding L-ribulose-5-phosphate 4-epimerase, giving the protein MSSLLETIAQVRREVCELHAELTRYELVVWTAGNVSARVPGQDLMVIKPSGVSYADLTPESMVVTDLYGAPADGEWGNPPFSPSSDTAAHAYVYRHMPEVGGVVHTHSTYATAWAARGEAIPCVLTMMSDEFGGSIPVGPFALIGDDSIGQGIVETLRNSTSPAVLMQNHGPFTIGKDARSAVKAAVMCEEVARTVHISRQLGEPLSIDQASIDSLYARYQNVYGQ; this is encoded by the coding sequence ATGAGCAGTCTCCTGGAAACCATTGCGCAGGTGCGGCGCGAGGTGTGCGAACTGCATGCCGAGCTGACCCGCTATGAACTGGTGGTGTGGACAGCCGGCAACGTCTCCGCCCGTGTTCCCGGACAGGACCTGATGGTCATCAAACCGTCCGGAGTCTCGTATGCAGACCTCACCCCCGAGAGCATGGTTGTCACCGACCTTTACGGCGCCCCGGCGGACGGGGAGTGGGGCAATCCGCCGTTCTCGCCGTCGTCGGACACTGCGGCGCATGCATACGTCTACCGGCATATGCCGGAAGTGGGCGGCGTGGTGCACACGCACTCCACCTACGCTACGGCGTGGGCGGCCCGCGGAGAGGCCATTCCTTGCGTGCTGACCATGATGAGCGACGAATTCGGCGGCAGCATCCCGGTGGGTCCGTTCGCGCTGATTGGCGACGACTCGATCGGCCAGGGAATCGTGGAGACGCTGCGGAACTCCACATCGCCGGCGGTCCTGATGCAGAACCACGGCCCGTTCACCATCGGCAAGGACGCCCGGTCCGCGGTGAAGGCCGCCGTGATGTGTGAGGAAGTGGCGCGCACCGTCCACATCTCCCGGCAGCTGGGCGAACCGCTCAGCATCGACCAGGCAAGCATCGATTCCCTCTATGCCCGCTACCAGAACGTATACGGCCAGTAG
- the araA gene encoding L-arabinose isomerase — translation MSNPNYTSANGTSLSQYEVWFLTGSQHLYGEDVLKQVAAQSQEIADALNGSSDVPVKVVWKPVLTDSDAIRRTALEANADDSVIGVTAWMHTFSPAKMWIQGLDLLRKPLLHLHTQANVELPWADIDFDFMNLNQAAHGDREFGYIQSRLGIPRKTVVGHVSNPEVTRQVGVWQRASAGWAAVRTLKLTRFGDNMRNVAVTEGDKTEAELRFGVSVNTWSVNELADAVHGAAESDVDALVAEYERLYEVVPELKAGGARHESLRYSARIELGLRSFLEANGSAAFTTSFEDLGELRQLPGMAVQRLMADGYGFGAEGDWKTAILVRAAKVMGSGLPGGASLMEDYTYHLAPGQEKILGAHMLEVCPSLTATKPRVEIHPLGIGGKEDPVRMVFDTDAGPGVVVALSDMRDRFRLVANAVDVVDLDEPLPNLPVARALWSPKPDFATSAAAWLTAGAAHHTVLSTQVGMDVFEDFAEIAKTELLTIDEGTTIRQFKKELNWNAAYYRLAGGL, via the coding sequence ATGAGCAACCCCAATTACACATCCGCCAACGGAACATCGCTCAGCCAGTACGAGGTCTGGTTCCTCACCGGCAGCCAGCACCTGTACGGCGAGGACGTCCTCAAACAGGTCGCAGCGCAGTCGCAGGAGATTGCCGACGCGTTGAACGGATCCTCAGACGTTCCGGTCAAGGTGGTCTGGAAGCCCGTCCTTACGGATTCGGACGCCATCCGCCGCACCGCGCTGGAAGCCAATGCCGACGATTCCGTGATCGGCGTGACGGCATGGATGCACACGTTCAGCCCGGCCAAGATGTGGATCCAGGGCCTGGACCTGCTGCGTAAACCGTTGTTGCACCTGCACACCCAGGCCAACGTTGAGCTGCCTTGGGCGGACATCGACTTCGACTTCATGAACCTCAACCAGGCCGCCCACGGCGACCGCGAATTCGGCTACATCCAGTCCCGCCTGGGCATCCCCCGCAAGACCGTGGTGGGCCACGTGTCCAACCCGGAGGTCACCCGGCAAGTGGGCGTCTGGCAGCGCGCGTCCGCCGGCTGGGCCGCCGTCCGCACTCTGAAACTGACCCGCTTCGGCGACAACATGCGCAACGTGGCCGTCACCGAAGGCGACAAGACCGAGGCCGAGCTCCGCTTCGGCGTCTCTGTGAACACCTGGTCCGTGAATGAGCTCGCCGACGCCGTGCACGGCGCCGCGGAGTCCGACGTCGACGCGCTCGTTGCGGAGTACGAGCGCCTCTACGAAGTGGTCCCCGAGTTGAAGGCCGGGGGAGCGCGGCACGAATCGCTGCGCTACAGCGCCCGGATCGAACTGGGCCTGCGCAGTTTCCTCGAGGCCAACGGCTCGGCCGCGTTCACCACCTCCTTCGAGGACCTGGGTGAACTGCGCCAGCTGCCCGGCATGGCCGTGCAGCGGCTGATGGCGGACGGCTACGGCTTCGGCGCCGAGGGCGACTGGAAGACCGCCATCCTGGTCCGCGCCGCCAAAGTGATGGGCTCTGGCCTGCCCGGCGGTGCATCACTAATGGAGGACTACACCTACCACCTCGCCCCCGGCCAGGAAAAGATCCTGGGCGCGCACATGCTGGAGGTCTGCCCGTCGCTGACCGCCACCAAGCCGCGCGTCGAGATCCACCCGCTGGGCATCGGCGGCAAGGAAGACCCCGTCCGCATGGTCTTTGACACCGACGCCGGCCCTGGCGTTGTAGTGGCGCTGTCCGACATGCGCGACCGCTTCCGCCTCGTGGCGAACGCCGTTGACGTCGTGGACCTGGACGAGCCCCTGCCCAACCTCCCGGTGGCGCGTGCGCTGTGGTCTCCGAAGCCGGACTTCGCGACCTCCGCCGCGGCCTGGCTGACTGCCGGCGCGGCCCACCACACGGTGCTCTCCACCCAGGTGGGCATGGACGTGTTCGAGGACTTCGCCGAGATCGCGAAGACCGAGCTCCTCACCATCGACGAGGGCACCACCATCAGGCAGTTCAAGAAGGAACTGAACTGGAACGCCGCCTACTACAGGCTGGCCGGCGGGCTCTAA
- a CDS encoding S1C family serine protease translates to MISARAGTGVRAGAALALLAILGSAVTGCTGADQRPAPASSSAAGSPATGSSGTAPATRPGTPQAAADIPSIVENVQPSVVTVLTHGGLGSGVVFAAEGLILTNEHVVRGNTEVEIAFADGQRVAGTVKATDAISDLALVEAKRTGLPAAKFQSELPRVGELAIVIGSPLGFENTATAGIISGLHREIPGSAASSQSLVDLIQTDAAISPGNSGGAVVNSRGEVIGISEAYIPPQSGAVALGFAIPAATAVRVAGQLREDGTADHAFIGLRPGEITSQIADTLGLENTRGALVLSVVDGGPADRAGIRPGDVLVSLDGKELASPEDLLAELRGKNPDQTVNVGYRRGTEAKEAKVTLAARPASGG, encoded by the coding sequence ATGATCTCAGCGCGAGCCGGGACCGGCGTCCGGGCCGGCGCAGCCCTGGCCCTCTTGGCAATCCTGGGCTCCGCCGTGACCGGATGCACGGGGGCGGACCAGCGCCCGGCCCCTGCGTCCTCCTCAGCTGCAGGATCCCCTGCTACAGGCTCCTCCGGGACAGCCCCCGCTACCCGGCCGGGCACCCCGCAGGCTGCCGCGGACATCCCGTCCATCGTGGAGAACGTCCAGCCGTCCGTTGTCACGGTGCTCACCCACGGCGGACTGGGCAGCGGCGTGGTCTTCGCGGCGGAGGGACTGATCCTCACCAACGAGCATGTGGTGCGGGGCAACACCGAGGTGGAGATCGCCTTTGCCGACGGCCAACGGGTTGCAGGCACAGTCAAGGCCACGGATGCCATTTCGGACCTGGCCCTCGTGGAGGCGAAGCGCACAGGGCTTCCTGCCGCAAAGTTCCAGTCCGAACTCCCCCGGGTGGGCGAACTGGCAATCGTGATCGGCTCTCCGCTGGGTTTCGAAAACACGGCGACGGCGGGCATCATCTCCGGTTTGCACCGCGAGATCCCGGGGTCGGCGGCCAGCAGCCAGTCGCTGGTGGACCTGATCCAGACTGATGCGGCCATCAGCCCCGGGAACTCCGGCGGCGCGGTGGTGAATTCCCGGGGCGAGGTGATCGGCATCAGCGAGGCGTACATCCCGCCGCAGTCCGGGGCGGTGGCGCTGGGCTTCGCGATCCCCGCGGCGACCGCCGTCCGGGTAGCCGGGCAGCTGCGCGAGGACGGGACAGCGGACCACGCCTTCATCGGACTCCGCCCGGGCGAGATCACCTCGCAGATCGCAGACACGCTGGGACTGGAAAACACCCGCGGCGCCCTGGTGCTCTCGGTGGTGGACGGCGGCCCCGCGGACCGTGCGGGCATCCGGCCCGGGGACGTCCTTGTCTCCTTGGACGGCAAGGAACTGGCCTCACCCGAGGACCTGCTCGCCGAACTCCGCGGCAAGAACCCGGACCAGACCGTTAACGTCGGCTACCGCCGGGGCACGGAAGCCAAGGAAGCCAAGGTCACCCTCGCTGCCCGCCCCGCCTCGGGGGGCTGA
- the arfA gene encoding arabinosylfuranosidase ArfA, translated as MSTTESAAGRITAKITLDAAFTVGPVRRRTFGAFVEHLGRCVYTGIFEPGHPKADGDGFRTDVLELTRELGVSTVRYPGGNFVSGYRWEDGVGPVEERPARLDLAWHSTDPNHVGVDEFAKWSAKAGVEPMMAVNLGTRGTQEALDLLEYCNIDGGTAFSDQRRANGAENGYGIKMWCLGNEMDGFWQIGHKNAMEYGRLAADTARAMRMVEPDLELVACGSSAPTMATFGEWERVVLTETYELVDLISAHQYFEDFGDLQEHLSSGHRMEAFIKDIVAHIDHVKSVKKSAKQVNISFDEWNVWHMSRDESKTPAGKDWPVAPVLLEDRYTVADAVVVGDLLITLLRNTDRVHSASLAQLVNVIAPIMTEPGGRAWKQTTFHPFALTSEHAKGTVLQLAVESPRLSGGKTADFAALSAVATFDAAAGEAVVFAVNRSATDSITLSAAVAGLGNAKVIESVTYANKDPYWQATADDSTSVLPGQNVSVKLDGGRLTAELPAVSWSMIRLAVDGAGS; from the coding sequence GTGAGCACTACCGAATCCGCCGCAGGCCGGATAACCGCCAAGATCACCCTGGACGCGGCCTTCACCGTAGGGCCGGTCCGGCGCCGCACCTTCGGCGCTTTTGTGGAGCACCTGGGACGCTGCGTCTACACCGGCATCTTCGAGCCGGGCCACCCGAAGGCCGACGGGGACGGCTTCCGGACGGACGTCCTGGAACTTACCCGCGAGCTGGGCGTGTCCACGGTGCGCTATCCGGGCGGGAACTTTGTCTCCGGCTACCGCTGGGAGGACGGCGTGGGGCCGGTGGAGGAGCGGCCGGCGCGGCTTGATCTGGCATGGCACTCCACCGATCCCAACCACGTTGGCGTGGACGAGTTCGCCAAGTGGTCCGCCAAGGCCGGCGTCGAGCCGATGATGGCCGTGAACCTGGGAACCCGGGGGACCCAGGAGGCCCTGGACCTGCTGGAGTACTGCAATATCGACGGCGGCACGGCCTTTTCCGACCAGCGCCGGGCCAACGGGGCCGAAAACGGCTACGGCATCAAAATGTGGTGCCTGGGCAACGAGATGGACGGCTTCTGGCAGATCGGCCACAAGAACGCAATGGAATACGGCCGGCTCGCTGCCGACACCGCCCGCGCCATGCGGATGGTGGAGCCGGACCTGGAACTGGTGGCCTGCGGCAGCTCCGCGCCCACCATGGCCACTTTCGGTGAGTGGGAGCGCGTGGTCCTGACCGAAACCTACGAACTCGTGGACCTGATCTCCGCCCACCAGTATTTCGAGGACTTCGGCGACCTGCAGGAACACCTCTCCTCGGGCCACCGGATGGAGGCGTTCATCAAGGACATCGTGGCGCACATCGACCACGTGAAGTCGGTCAAGAAGTCCGCTAAACAGGTGAACATCTCCTTCGACGAGTGGAACGTCTGGCACATGAGCCGCGACGAATCCAAGACGCCCGCCGGCAAGGACTGGCCCGTGGCCCCCGTGCTGCTCGAGGACCGCTACACCGTGGCGGACGCCGTGGTTGTGGGCGACCTCCTCATCACGCTGCTCCGCAACACCGACCGCGTCCACTCAGCCAGCCTGGCGCAGCTGGTCAACGTCATCGCCCCGATCATGACAGAGCCCGGCGGCCGCGCCTGGAAGCAGACCACCTTCCACCCGTTCGCCCTGACGTCGGAGCACGCCAAGGGCACGGTGCTGCAGCTCGCCGTCGAGTCCCCGCGGCTCAGCGGCGGCAAGACCGCGGACTTTGCCGCGCTGTCCGCCGTGGCCACCTTCGACGCCGCCGCCGGGGAAGCCGTGGTGTTTGCCGTGAACCGCTCGGCCACTGACTCAATCACGTTGAGCGCCGCCGTCGCCGGGCTGGGCAACGCGAAGGTCATCGAGTCGGTCACGTACGCCAACAAGGACCCGTACTGGCAGGCCACGGCGGACGACTCCACCTCGGTGCTGCCCGGCCAAAACGTCAGCGTAAAGCTCGACGGCGGCCGTCTCACCGCGGAGCTCCCCGCCGTCTCCTGGAGCATGATCCGCCTGGCCGTCGACGGGGCGGGCAGCTAG